Proteins encoded together in one Diabrotica undecimpunctata isolate CICGRU chromosome 3, icDiaUnde3, whole genome shotgun sequence window:
- the LOC140437856 gene encoding uncharacterized protein, translating to MWVRCLVSVLFLINVFHSGTSIPNPSLYNLPRAIFSLAGSASASSSSVDNSQSAKFTNIVDYHKKEQKRQQLQTEKRIGEDDEISDDPVEKEENEASPSFLQKKVNKILAKIQLFSSFSDSSATQDSEVEEETKNNSTEKTPKSDVIIDFGNFPSPTPKTAGSQKVVVPAEYGAPLRLTLDINDVENVTDIEHINSPNCTHIESTNKLGQIGVYFAELFGSIVGLAYGAMAHINNALQGQNKPETTI from the exons ATGTGGGTACGGTGCTTGGTTTCAGTGCTTTTCCTCATCAAT GTATTCCATTCGGGAACCAGCATACCCAACCCGTCCCTGTACAATCTCCCACGAGCCATTTTCAGCTTGGCCGGCTCGGCATCTGCTTCGTCTTCATCAGTAGACAATTCCCAATCCGCCAAATTTACAAATATTGTGGATTAtcataaaaaagaacaaaaacgaCAACAGCTGCAAACCGAAAAACGAATAGGAGAAGATGACGAAATTTCTGATGATCCTGTAGAGAAAGAAGAGAATGAAGCTTCACCGAGTTTCCTGCAAAAGAAAGTTAATAAGATCTTAGCGAAAATTCAACTCTTTTCCAGTTTTTCTGATTCTTCTGCAACGCAAGATtcagaagtagaagaagaaa CGAAAAACAACTCCACAGAAAAGACACCTAAATCCGATGTCATAATTGACTTTGGTAACTTTCCGTCTCCCACACCGAAGACAGCAGGTTCCCAAAAAGTTGTTGTTCCCGCAGAATACGGAGCGCCTTTAAGACTAACCTTGGACATCAACGATGTGGAGAATGTAACAGATATTGAACATATTAACTCGCCGAATTGTACGCACATAGAGAGTACGAATAAACTGGGCCAAATCGGTGTATACTTTGCAGAATTGTTCGGAAGTATTGTAGGACTGGCGTACGGTGCAATGGCCCATATAAATAATGCTCTGCAAGGTCAAAATAAACCAGAAACAACAATTTAA